In bacterium, a single genomic region encodes these proteins:
- a CDS encoding PPC domain-containing protein produces MSSPRLCALALLVSCAALAWGQSPRRGVPTAGYIYPAGGKQGTTVHVAVGGQNLAGVRAVHVGSAGVRGVAVDYARPLNRKQLRDVGEHLRVLMRMRWAQLMGKPVTSKDEEDLKALEPLPDHPWLRGLDKKKLKELDDLRLRLFNPKAQPNAQLEEIAYLDLTIDAHAAPGLHDLRVETPNGLSDPVHFTVGSLPEVSEAEPNSMETAGTVLDLPVVLDGQVMPGDTDVWRFRARRGQKLTLTTQARSLVPYLADAVPGWFQATLTLYDAQGREVAFNDDYRFDPDPVIFYQVPQDGEYALEIRDSIYRGREDFVYRITVGEQPFVTSLFPPGGTVGKPLTAQLTGWNVPTAPVKLDTTAGGPTIRHVSWQWGNKRSNTVAYAVDDLTDSAEAEPNDTVASAQKVSWPLAVDGRVGKPGDVDAYRLEGRAGDELVVEVQARRLGSPLDSLVRVRDAAGRVTALNDDHDDKQATLLTHQADSWLSVKLPKAGAYTVLVSDAQAHGGEEYFYRLCLRAPHPDFALQIAPSSLKLDAGRTQVLEVHVLRLDGFSGPVELALGGMTGGFVLNGGRVGAGQDVVHATVTAPTEPPTGAVALQVVGKAQMGGATVTRTAAAADEMMQAFAYWHLVPAQEFAVVVGPAPRWPPRLDIVSDGAPLRLSPGGTAQVQIKTPPVPTLIKSLRLELKSAPEGVTIKEQNALPSGLALTVQADRAKVKPGSADNLIVEVFIEAEVKRGNGQTVTVRNSVGVLPAVPVEVVP; encoded by the coding sequence ATGTCATCCCCGAGACTCTGCGCTCTGGCGTTGTTGGTTTCATGCGCCGCGCTCGCCTGGGGACAGTCGCCCCGGCGCGGAGTGCCTACCGCCGGCTACATCTACCCCGCCGGTGGGAAGCAAGGCACGACTGTGCATGTGGCCGTCGGTGGGCAGAACCTGGCTGGTGTGAGGGCCGTGCATGTCGGTAGTGCGGGCGTGCGCGGAGTCGCCGTGGACTACGCGCGCCCGTTGAACCGGAAGCAGCTTCGCGACGTCGGCGAGCACCTGCGCGTGCTGATGCGGATGCGCTGGGCCCAACTCATGGGGAAGCCGGTGACGAGCAAGGACGAGGAGGACCTGAAGGCTCTCGAACCCCTACCCGACCACCCCTGGCTGCGCGGCCTGGACAAGAAGAAGCTCAAGGAACTCGACGACCTGCGGCTGAGGCTGTTCAACCCCAAGGCCCAGCCGAACGCCCAGCTTGAGGAGATAGCGTACCTCGACCTGACGATTGACGCGCATGCGGCCCCGGGACTGCACGACCTCCGCGTCGAGACCCCCAACGGCCTGTCCGACCCCGTCCATTTCACGGTCGGGAGCCTGCCGGAAGTCAGCGAAGCCGAGCCCAACTCGATGGAGACGGCTGGGACCGTCCTCGATCTGCCCGTGGTCCTCGATGGCCAGGTCATGCCGGGCGACACCGATGTCTGGCGCTTTCGGGCCCGGCGCGGGCAGAAGCTCACGCTCACGACCCAGGCCCGCAGCTTGGTGCCGTACCTGGCCGACGCCGTGCCCGGGTGGTTCCAGGCCACGCTCACGCTCTACGACGCTCAGGGCAGGGAAGTGGCCTTCAACGATGACTACCGCTTCGATCCGGACCCCGTGATCTTCTACCAGGTGCCGCAGGACGGGGAGTACGCGCTGGAGATACGCGACTCGATCTACCGCGGGCGCGAGGACTTCGTCTACCGGATCACGGTGGGCGAGCAGCCGTTTGTGACCAGTCTCTTCCCACCTGGCGGCACGGTCGGCAAGCCGCTGACGGCACAGCTCACAGGCTGGAACGTGCCGACGGCCCCGGTGAAGCTGGACACAACGGCCGGCGGGCCGACGATCCGCCACGTGTCCTGGCAGTGGGGCAACAAGCGCTCGAACACCGTAGCCTACGCGGTGGATGACCTCACCGACAGCGCCGAGGCCGAGCCCAATGACACGGTCGCGAGCGCGCAGAAGGTCTCCTGGCCGCTGGCCGTCGACGGTCGCGTCGGCAAGCCGGGGGACGTGGACGCCTACCGGCTGGAGGGACGCGCCGGGGACGAGCTGGTCGTCGAAGTGCAGGCACGGCGCCTGGGCTCGCCGCTGGACTCGCTGGTGCGCGTGCGCGACGCGGCCGGCCGCGTCACCGCCCTCAATGACGACCACGACGACAAGCAGGCGACACTACTGACGCACCAGGCGGACTCGTGGCTGTCGGTGAAACTGCCGAAGGCCGGAGCCTATACTGTGCTCGTGTCCGACGCGCAGGCGCATGGGGGCGAGGAGTACTTCTACCGCCTGTGCCTGCGAGCGCCGCACCCGGACTTCGCCCTGCAGATTGCGCCCTCGAGCCTGAAGCTGGACGCAGGGCGGACGCAGGTGCTGGAAGTGCACGTGCTCCGCCTGGACGGCTTCAGCGGCCCGGTGGAACTGGCTCTGGGTGGCATGACCGGCGGGTTCGTCCTGAACGGTGGCCGTGTGGGCGCCGGGCAGGATGTGGTTCACGCGACCGTGACGGCGCCGACTGAGCCGCCGACCGGCGCGGTCGCCCTGCAGGTCGTGGGCAAGGCGCAGATGGGCGGGGCCACGGTCACGCGAACGGCGGCAGCGGCGGACGAGATGATGCAGGCGTTCGCCTACTGGCATCTGGTGCCCGCTCAGGAGTTCGCCGTCGTCGTCGGGCCGGCGCCGCGTTGGCCGCCCCGGCTGGACATCGTCAGCGATGGCGCGCCGCTGCGGCTGTCACCGGGGGGAACGGCTCAGGTGCAGATCAAGACGCCGCCTGTGCCCACGCTGATCAAGTCTCTGCGTCTGGAGCTGAAGTCCGCCCCCGAGGGCGTGACCATCAAGGAGCAGAACGCGCTACCGAGCGGCCTGGCGCTGACGGTGCAGGCCGACCGCGCGAAGGTCAAGCCCGGCTCGGCGGACAACCTCATCGTCGAGGTCTTCATCGAGGCGGAGGTCAAACGAGGGAACGGACAGACCGTCACGGTGCGGAACTCGGTGGGAGTTCTGCCGGCGGTCCCGGTTGAGGTCGTTCCCTGA
- a CDS encoding DUF1501 domain-containing protein produces MRPYQRLSICLLAALATCLACAQTAPASKPMAAKAKALIQIWMWGGPAQTETFDPKPDAGRDVCGPLTKPTQTNAPGMMIGELLPELAKQADKYSIIRSMTHGNNGHETAAYIMQTGRKPGGSLVFPSVGAVVSLFKGYDHGYTGLIPPYVILTQPQGRFSEVGFLGPKYKPFCTGGDPNATRFAVEGVVAQGITDQRQQERRKLMAALDTLGNCMLVNPRFEQTNKSQEKAYDLILGDAGKLFDLSQEPKELRDKYGRTTFGQSCLMARRLVEAGVPYVTINYGGWDTHKQHFETMRRRLPDMDRGFATLLQDLSDRKLLDSTIVWWGGEFGRTPRVQWEAPWNGGRSHFGQCFSVVVAGGGFKGGHVIGSSNATGEQVATRPVSPQDLIGSFYELLGIDSNGPLPNPRGLKLKVLPSSEEEGIKSGGLLREIM; encoded by the coding sequence ATGCGACCCTACCAGCGCTTGTCAATCTGCCTACTAGCTGCCCTCGCCACTTGCTTGGCCTGTGCACAGACAGCCCCCGCCAGCAAGCCCATGGCCGCGAAGGCCAAAGCCCTGATCCAGATCTGGATGTGGGGCGGCCCGGCTCAGACCGAGACCTTCGACCCCAAGCCCGACGCCGGGCGCGATGTCTGCGGGCCGCTCACCAAGCCCACCCAGACGAACGCGCCGGGGATGATGATCGGGGAACTGCTACCCGAACTGGCCAAGCAGGCCGACAAGTACTCCATCATTCGCAGCATGACCCACGGCAACAACGGCCACGAGACGGCGGCGTACATCATGCAGACCGGCCGCAAGCCAGGTGGCTCGCTGGTGTTCCCCAGCGTCGGCGCGGTGGTCTCGCTGTTCAAGGGCTATGACCACGGCTACACCGGCCTGATCCCCCCGTATGTGATCCTGACGCAGCCGCAGGGGCGCTTCTCAGAAGTCGGCTTCCTGGGGCCCAAGTACAAGCCCTTCTGCACGGGCGGGGATCCCAACGCCACGCGCTTTGCGGTCGAGGGTGTCGTGGCCCAGGGCATCACCGACCAGCGACAGCAGGAGCGGCGCAAGCTGATGGCCGCGCTGGACACGCTGGGCAACTGCATGTTGGTCAACCCTCGGTTTGAGCAGACCAACAAGAGCCAGGAGAAGGCCTATGACCTGATCCTGGGCGATGCCGGCAAGCTGTTCGATCTGTCGCAGGAGCCCAAGGAGCTGCGCGACAAGTACGGACGCACCACCTTTGGCCAGTCGTGCCTGATGGCGCGCCGCCTCGTCGAGGCCGGCGTACCCTATGTGACCATCAACTACGGCGGCTGGGACACCCACAAGCAGCACTTCGAAACCATGAGGCGCAGGCTGCCCGATATGGACCGGGGCTTCGCGACACTCCTGCAGGACCTGTCGGACCGCAAGCTGCTGGACAGCACCATCGTGTGGTGGGGCGGGGAGTTCGGTAGGACGCCGCGCGTGCAGTGGGAGGCGCCTTGGAACGGCGGTCGCAGTCACTTCGGGCAGTGCTTCTCCGTGGTCGTAGCCGGTGGTGGCTTCAAGGGCGGTCATGTGATCGGCTCCTCGAACGCGACCGGGGAGCAGGTGGCGACCCGCCCCGTGTCGCCGCAGGACCTGATCGGCAGCTTCTACGAACTGCTCGGCATTGACTCCAACGGCCCGCTCCCCAATCCGCGCGGGCTGAAGCTGAAGGTGCTACCGTCGTCTGAGGAAGAGGGCATCAAGTCCGGCGGCCTCCTCAGGGAGATCATGTGA